The following proteins are co-located in the Gloeocapsa sp. PCC 7428 genome:
- the queG gene encoding tRNA epoxyqueuosine(34) reductase QueG, with amino-acid sequence MSIDTTQIKQKALELGFHRVGIAAVDKGVTEPQHLQAWLALGYQADMAWMANPKRQDIKLVMPDVRSLICVAINYYTPHQRPQEAKYAKISRYGWGRDYHKVLHKKLKLFSTWLEAQAEGIKARYYADTGPVQDKVWAQQAGIGWIAKNGNVITREYGSWVFLGEVLTNLSLTPDQPHTEHCGTCTRCLDACPTDAIAQPFVVDANRCIAYHTIENRSEELPDAVAAQLHGWVAGCDICQDVCPWNQRFAKETDVAEFQPYPWNISPTLAELAEISDAEWDKRFPASALRRIKPEMLRRNAKANLQGAAIMSTSQE; translated from the coding sequence ATGAGTATCGATACGACTCAAATCAAGCAAAAAGCCTTAGAGTTGGGATTTCATCGAGTAGGAATTGCCGCTGTAGATAAAGGTGTTACAGAACCGCAGCATCTGCAAGCATGGTTAGCACTCGGTTATCAAGCAGATATGGCATGGATGGCAAACCCCAAGCGACAAGATATTAAATTAGTTATGCCAGACGTGCGATCGCTCATTTGTGTTGCCATAAACTACTACACTCCCCACCAGCGCCCTCAAGAAGCCAAGTATGCCAAGATATCGCGCTATGGCTGGGGAAGGGATTATCATAAGGTTTTACACAAAAAGTTAAAGTTGTTCAGTACTTGGTTAGAAGCACAAGCTGAAGGCATCAAAGCACGTTACTACGCAGATACAGGTCCAGTGCAAGATAAAGTATGGGCGCAACAAGCTGGAATCGGTTGGATCGCCAAGAATGGAAACGTGATTACCCGCGAATACGGTTCTTGGGTATTTTTAGGTGAGGTGCTGACAAACCTTAGTTTAACTCCCGATCAGCCGCACACCGAACATTGTGGTACTTGTACTCGTTGCCTTGATGCTTGTCCTACAGATGCAATCGCACAACCTTTTGTTGTTGATGCAAATCGTTGCATTGCTTATCATACAATTGAGAATCGGAGTGAAGAACTACCCGATGCAGTAGCAGCGCAACTTCATGGTTGGGTTGCGGGTTGCGATATCTGCCAAGATGTTTGCCCCTGGAATCAGCGGTTTGCTAAAGAAACAGATGTAGCGGAATTTCAGCCCTATCCCTGGAATATTTCACCTACACTTGCAGAACTTGCTGAAATTTCTGACGCCGAGTGGGATAAGCGATTTCCAGCTTCAGCACTACGGCGAATTAAAC
- a CDS encoding orange carotenoid protein N-terminal domain-containing protein gives MTYTTESASIFSSNRFDSSTQFADAVPATIALFKRLSVDDQLALLWYAYTEMGRSITPAAPGAARLQLAEGLLSQIKAMSHTEQLQVMRDLAANRNTAISRAYGVLSTNTKLAFWYELSVLMDRGIVVPMPPGYQPSPAVTEVLEAIKSLDFGQQITVLRSTVVDMGVDPLAD, from the coding sequence ATGACATACACAACCGAGTCAGCTTCCATATTTTCTTCTAACCGCTTCGACTCCAGCACCCAGTTCGCTGACGCCGTGCCTGCCACCATAGCTTTATTCAAGCGCCTCAGTGTGGACGATCAGCTAGCGTTACTTTGGTACGCCTACACCGAAATGGGGCGTTCAATTACACCTGCTGCCCCTGGTGCTGCGCGTTTACAATTAGCCGAAGGGCTACTCAGCCAAATTAAAGCAATGTCTCACACTGAGCAATTGCAGGTTATGCGCGATCTAGCGGCAAACAGAAACACCGCAATCAGCCGTGCTTATGGAGTGTTAAGCACAAATACTAAGCTTGCTTTCTGGTATGAACTTTCTGTGTTAATGGATCGCGGTATTGTCGTACCGATGCCCCCTGGATACCAACCTTCCCCAGCAGTCACCGAAGTCTTAGAAGCAATTAAGTCGCTCGATTTTGGTCAACAAATCACGGTGTTGCGTAGCACAGTCGTTGATATGGGCGTCGATCCTTTAGCTGACTAA
- a CDS encoding nuclear transport factor 2 family protein: MKPESTSSANDSSERSISIEGITEPTILRYFETLNAGDFDATATLFASDGTLKAPFESPIVGQEAIAAYLHKEAQDMVLSPTQGVIEPQEDALKVQVAGKVQTSWCGVNVSWTFLLNQQRQIVAATVKLLASPQDLLNMQRPSS, translated from the coding sequence ATGAAGCCTGAATCTACTTCCTCAGCTAATGATTCTTCAGAACGCTCAATTAGCATTGAGGGTATCACCGAACCAACGATATTGCGCTACTTTGAAACGCTCAACGCCGGCGACTTTGATGCAACCGCGACACTTTTTGCCAGCGATGGCACACTTAAAGCCCCTTTTGAATCTCCCATCGTAGGACAAGAAGCGATCGCCGCCTACCTTCATAAAGAAGCACAGGACATGGTACTCTCACCGACTCAAGGAGTTATTGAGCCACAAGAAGATGCATTGAAGGTACAAGTTGCCGGAAAAGTGCAAACTTCTTGGTGCGGTGTTAACGTTTCTTGGACATTCTTACTCAACCAGCAACGTCAAATTGTTGCTGCGACTGTAAAACTGCTTGCTTCTCCGCAAGATCTATTAAATATGCAGCGTCCTAGTTCATAA
- a CDS encoding response regulator transcription factor encodes MNKIRVALIEDHDLTRVGIRTALQQRQEIEVIGEAANASEGLKLLQTSHPDIAIVDIGLPDKDGIELTRQIKASQDGEDDSNTKVLILTLRDNKEAVLAAFAAGADSYCMKDISFDNLLEALRVTHGGNSWIDPAIARIVLQQARETPEVAEPVTVDSKTVAINAADAEYDQMIAAYPLTERELEVLQLIVEGCSNAVIAEKLYITVGTVKTHVRNILNKLCADDRTQAAVRALRSGLVG; translated from the coding sequence ATGAATAAAATTCGTGTTGCTCTAATTGAAGACCATGACCTCACCCGCGTGGGTATTCGTACAGCCCTGCAACAGCGACAGGAAATTGAAGTGATTGGAGAAGCAGCTAACGCCAGTGAAGGGCTAAAACTGTTGCAAACAAGTCATCCAGATATTGCGATCGTTGATATTGGTTTACCTGACAAAGATGGTATTGAACTCACACGGCAAATTAAAGCCAGTCAAGATGGTGAAGATGATAGTAATACTAAGGTATTGATTTTAACTTTACGCGACAACAAAGAAGCTGTTCTAGCGGCTTTTGCTGCGGGTGCGGACTCCTACTGCATGAAGGATATTAGCTTTGACAACTTGCTAGAAGCGTTACGCGTGACGCATGGTGGTAACTCGTGGATTGATCCAGCGATCGCGCGGATTGTTTTACAACAAGCAAGAGAAACGCCGGAAGTTGCTGAACCAGTCACGGTGGACAGTAAAACAGTTGCGATCAATGCGGCTGATGCAGAATATGACCAAATGATCGCCGCGTACCCGCTTACCGAACGCGAACTTGAAGTCTTACAACTAATCGTCGAAGGTTGCAGTAATGCTGTTATTGCCGAGAAGTTGTATATTACAGTCGGCACAGTAAAAACACACGTGCGCAACATCCTTAATAAGCTGTGCGCTGATGACCGTACTCAAGCTGCGGTTCGGGCGTTGCGTTCTGGCTTGGTAGGATAA
- a CDS encoding PAS domain-containing protein, whose translation MDTTHGDDRQSMTVEQGWGFTKALHPEDRNRYTTQQSLAIAKGQPYEIKYRLLAADGHYHWYSEQGTPVIAAGQIQDWIVSCTPYHEELANSTVQPLEEPLKALQESEQRYRSLVIATSQIVWTTDAEGRVDDMPAWRAYTGQTVAQVKGWSWLSAVHPEDRDRTALTWNRAVQQKTLYDTEYRIRGADGNYRYFWARGVPVIAEDGSIREWVGICADIHERKRAEEELRISEKRYRDLANAMPLIVWTAQPDGTMDYYNQWWFDYTGLTPEQSAGLGWQTIIHPDDLAECLNRWNYAVSTGTFYEIEYRFRRQDGVYRWHIGRAVPVRDNDGQIISWVGTATDIDDRKRFEEALKESEARFRSMADNAPVMIWVSGTDKQCNWFNQPWLDFTGRSMEQEVGDGWMQRVHPDDKESCWQIYLEAFTARQRFEMEYRFQRADGEYRWLIDTGVPRFTPNGEFAGYIGSCVDITERKATEEALKQRAEELTYLTKVLATTNAALEKRNQELDQFAYVASHDLKAPLRAIANLSQWIEEDIADQLSAENRRQMELLRGRVHRLEALIDGLLQYSRVGRTATKPEWVNVQTLLNEVLTMLAPPPEFTIAIATEMPTLHAQKLPLFQVFSNLISNAIKHHNRPNGNITIAATDKGNCYEFTVTDDGPGIAPEYHEKVFGIFQTLEARDKVENTGVGLAIVKKIIESQGGRIYITSQAGQGATFHFTWLK comes from the coding sequence ATGGATACTACACATGGAGACGATCGCCAGTCGATGACAGTAGAGCAAGGATGGGGATTTACCAAAGCACTACATCCAGAAGACCGCAATCGTTATACGACGCAACAATCTTTAGCGATCGCCAAAGGGCAACCTTACGAAATCAAGTATCGCTTACTCGCTGCGGATGGTCACTATCACTGGTACAGCGAACAAGGGACACCAGTGATTGCAGCAGGTCAAATTCAAGATTGGATCGTGAGTTGCACTCCCTACCACGAAGAACTAGCAAATTCTACTGTACAGCCACTCGAAGAACCTTTAAAAGCTCTACAAGAAAGCGAACAGCGCTATCGCTCGCTCGTGATTGCAACATCACAAATTGTGTGGACAACCGATGCCGAAGGTAGAGTAGATGATATGCCAGCTTGGCGGGCATACACTGGTCAAACTGTCGCCCAAGTCAAAGGCTGGAGTTGGTTAAGCGCCGTACATCCCGAAGACCGCGATCGCACTGCTTTGACGTGGAATCGCGCAGTACAGCAAAAAACGCTTTACGATACCGAATATCGAATTCGCGGTGCCGATGGCAACTATCGTTATTTTTGGGCGCGGGGCGTACCCGTCATTGCTGAAGATGGCTCAATTCGCGAATGGGTCGGCATTTGTGCTGATATTCACGAGCGCAAGCGCGCGGAAGAAGAACTGAGAATTAGTGAAAAGCGCTATCGTGACTTAGCCAATGCCATGCCGTTGATTGTCTGGACAGCACAACCCGATGGCACGATGGATTATTACAATCAATGGTGGTTTGACTATACAGGATTGACACCTGAGCAAAGTGCTGGATTAGGATGGCAAACGATTATTCATCCTGATGATTTAGCCGAGTGTCTTAACCGCTGGAACTATGCAGTCAGTACGGGAACTTTCTACGAAATTGAATATCGTTTCCGGCGTCAAGATGGTGTCTATCGCTGGCACATCGGTAGAGCCGTACCTGTACGCGACAATGACGGACAGATTATATCGTGGGTGGGAACTGCGACCGATATCGACGATCGCAAACGCTTTGAGGAAGCCCTCAAAGAAAGCGAAGCTCGCTTCCGCAGTATGGCAGACAATGCGCCTGTCATGATTTGGGTATCTGGAACCGATAAGCAGTGCAATTGGTTTAATCAACCGTGGCTCGACTTTACAGGACGTAGTATGGAACAGGAAGTAGGCGACGGTTGGATGCAAAGAGTTCATCCCGACGATAAAGAATCGTGTTGGCAAATTTACCTAGAAGCATTTACGGCGCGTCAGCGCTTTGAGATGGAATATCGCTTTCAGCGGGCTGATGGTGAGTATCGCTGGTTAATTGATACCGGTGTACCGCGCTTTACACCAAACGGTGAGTTTGCAGGGTATATTGGCTCTTGTGTTGATATCACCGAGCGCAAGGCGACTGAAGAAGCATTAAAACAGCGCGCTGAGGAATTGACTTATTTAACAAAAGTGTTGGCAACTACTAACGCTGCTTTAGAAAAGCGCAACCAAGAATTAGATCAGTTTGCTTATGTCGCCTCGCACGATCTAAAAGCACCCTTAAGAGCGATCGCCAATCTGTCGCAGTGGATCGAAGAAGATATCGCCGATCAACTCAGCGCCGAAAACCGCCGTCAAATGGAGTTGTTGCGCGGACGCGTCCATCGGCTAGAAGCCTTAATTGACGGCTTGTTACAGTACTCGCGTGTCGGACGCACAGCAACCAAACCTGAATGGGTGAACGTTCAAACGTTGCTCAATGAAGTACTAACAATGCTCGCACCACCACCAGAATTTACAATTGCGATCGCCACCGAAATGCCGACACTGCACGCGCAAAAGTTGCCCTTATTTCAAGTATTCAGCAATCTCATTAGTAACGCGATCAAACATCACAACCGACCAAACGGTAACATCACAATCGCGGCAACAGACAAAGGAAATTGTTATGAGTTTACCGTGACTGATGATGGTCCAGGAATCGCACCTGAGTACCACGAAAAAGTTTTTGGCATCTTTCAAACCTTAGAAGCTCGCGATAAAGTCGAAAACACGGGTGTTGGGCTTGCGATTGTCAAAAAAATCATTGAAAGTCAAGGAGGACGAATTTATATTACTTCGCAAGCAGGTCAAGGAGCCACTTTTCACTTTACTTGGCTAAAGTAG
- a CDS encoding MHYT domain-containing protein, translating into MTNPNAIAGTHNISLVILSIGIAIVASYTALDLATYVKVAAERWRVFLWLTGGALALGIGIWSMHFIGMLAYGLPIPVSYNFPIVGLSMALAIVAAGVALFLVTREKWSWLQLAAGSAFMGLGIAAMHYTGMSAMQLAATPLYDLPRVVISLVVAIAASLIALWLTIQNQTETIAQGTMRKLASAIVMGIAIAGMHYTAMAAVKFQLASQSHATLTQIDNSTLAVSIGVATLILLAIAIIATAIAQRLTAETARTEILRQSEARFRALEQNSSDVIQVIDATGSITYTSSSMQRILGYTPEDWQHKQAIALVYPDDLALAQKLLQDALAHPAANIVAEFRLNDVNGKPRDFEAIACNLLAEPNVNGIVVTYRDISKRKQTESALWNALQRLTFHVENSPLAVIEWNRDFRVARWSREAETLFGWQAAEVLGKLPSEWKFIFPEDRAAVSQAIDHLIDGSQQRNVSLNRNYTKDGNVVYCEWYNSGLLDEAGNLVSVLSLILDVTQQKQTEAELVQRAAELVRLTAVLAQTNYDLQKRNQELDEFTYVVSHDLKAPLRAIANLSEWIEEDLEDSLTAETRHQMNLLRGRVYRLEALINGLLQYSRIGRIETPVTSVSVATLLAEVIDSLAPPASFTIEVAPPMPTLLTHRLPLEQVFSNLISNAIKHHPRSDGKIKIAALERGDFYEFTVADDGDGIAPEYQAKVFGIFQTLSARDRQENTGIGLAIVKKIVEGQGGSIWVESQVGQGATFHFTWVKDQN; encoded by the coding sequence ATGACCAACCCAAACGCGATCGCCGGTACGCACAACATCAGTTTAGTGATTCTCTCAATCGGGATAGCGATCGTTGCTTCTTACACCGCACTCGATTTAGCAACATACGTTAAAGTCGCCGCAGAGAGGTGGCGCGTTTTCCTGTGGTTGACAGGCGGTGCGCTGGCGCTGGGAATCGGTATTTGGTCGATGCACTTTATCGGGATGTTGGCTTATGGTTTACCCATACCCGTCAGTTACAACTTTCCCATCGTGGGGCTATCGATGGCACTTGCTATTGTTGCCGCTGGCGTTGCGCTATTCCTCGTCACTCGTGAAAAATGGAGTTGGCTACAGTTAGCTGCTGGTAGCGCATTCATGGGGTTGGGAATTGCGGCGATGCACTATACAGGGATGTCCGCTATGCAGTTAGCAGCAACGCCATTATATGACTTGCCGCGTGTTGTTATCTCGCTCGTCGTTGCGATTGCTGCTTCGCTCATCGCTTTATGGTTAACGATTCAAAACCAAACAGAGACGATCGCCCAAGGAACAATGCGTAAACTTGCGAGTGCGATTGTGATGGGCATTGCGATCGCGGGAATGCACTATACTGCAATGGCAGCTGTGAAATTTCAACTCGCTAGCCAATCTCATGCAACATTGACTCAAATCGATAACTCTACGCTTGCTGTCTCGATTGGTGTTGCTACCTTAATTTTACTAGCGATCGCCATCATTGCCACTGCAATCGCGCAACGCCTTACCGCTGAAACTGCCCGCACCGAAATTTTACGCCAAAGTGAAGCGCGGTTTCGCGCCCTCGAACAAAACTCTTCAGACGTCATCCAAGTTATCGATGCAACTGGTAGCATTACGTATACAAGTTCCTCAATGCAGCGAATTTTGGGTTACACGCCAGAAGATTGGCAGCATAAACAGGCGATCGCACTCGTGTATCCAGACGACCTTGCCTTAGCACAGAAATTGTTACAAGACGCTTTAGCGCATCCTGCTGCGAATATTGTTGCTGAGTTTCGCTTGAACGATGTTAACGGAAAACCGCGTGATTTTGAGGCGATCGCGTGTAATTTACTCGCGGAACCGAATGTGAATGGTATCGTCGTCACGTACCGCGACATTAGCAAGCGCAAGCAAACCGAATCAGCGTTGTGGAATGCACTCCAGCGACTGACGTTTCATGTCGAGAATTCGCCGCTCGCGGTCATTGAATGGAATCGCGACTTTCGGGTAGCGCGATGGTCGCGCGAAGCAGAAACGCTTTTTGGTTGGCAAGCCGCAGAAGTCTTAGGTAAATTACCAAGCGAGTGGAAGTTTATTTTTCCAGAGGATCGCGCCGCTGTTAGTCAAGCGATCGATCATCTCATCGATGGTAGCCAACAGCGCAACGTTTCGCTGAATCGTAACTATACAAAAGATGGCAACGTTGTTTACTGCGAGTGGTACAACTCAGGCTTGCTCGATGAGGCTGGTAATCTTGTATCGGTGCTGTCTTTAATTTTAGATGTGACGCAGCAAAAGCAAACCGAAGCTGAACTTGTCCAACGCGCTGCTGAACTTGTTCGCTTGACTGCGGTACTAGCACAAACAAATTACGACCTGCAAAAGCGCAACCAAGAACTCGACGAGTTTACTTACGTTGTGTCGCACGACCTCAAAGCACCTCTGCGCGCGATCGCCAATTTGTCCGAATGGATTGAAGAAGACTTAGAAGACAGTTTAACCGCCGAAACGCGCCACCAAATGAACTTACTGCGCGGGCGCGTTTATCGTTTGGAAGCGTTAATCAATGGTTTATTGCAATACTCGCGCATTGGACGCATCGAAACGCCCGTAACTTCTGTATCCGTTGCTACCCTTCTTGCCGAAGTCATCGATTCATTAGCTCCGCCTGCGAGTTTTACGATTGAAGTTGCACCCCCTATGCCAACATTACTGACTCATCGATTGCCCTTAGAACAAGTATTTAGTAATCTCATCAGTAATGCGATTAAACATCACCCTAGGTCAGATGGCAAAATCAAAATTGCAGCGTTAGAGCGTGGAGATTTCTATGAGTTTACTGTTGCCGATGATGGCGATGGAATTGCTCCAGAATACCAAGCTAAAGTGTTTGGTATTTTTCAAACGTTATCCGCGCGCGATCGCCAAGAGAATACAGGTATCGGATTAGCAATTGTCAAGAAAATTGTTGAAGGTCAAGGAGGTAGTATTTGGGTGGAATCTCAAGTAGGACAGGGCGCAACGTTTCACTTTACTTGGGTAAAAGATCAAAACTAA
- a CDS encoding response regulator — MTNILLVEDDEVDVMNVKRAFKKNNITNPLYMAANGLEALALLRGEGDAPIPRERRLVLLDLNMPRMNGIEFLRELRADPELRFTPVIVLTTSNEDRDKVEAYNLNVAGYILKPVTFANFVEAVATLNKYWTLSEIP; from the coding sequence ATGACAAACATCCTACTTGTTGAAGATGACGAAGTGGATGTAATGAATGTCAAGCGTGCGTTTAAAAAGAATAACATTACCAATCCACTTTATATGGCGGCTAACGGTTTAGAGGCGTTAGCGCTTCTGCGTGGGGAAGGCGATGCGCCGATTCCTCGCGAACGGCGGCTTGTGCTTCTTGACTTAAATATGCCAAGAATGAATGGCATCGAATTTTTGCGCGAGTTACGTGCTGATCCCGAACTGCGTTTTACTCCGGTGATTGTTCTGACAACATCAAATGAAGACCGCGACAAAGTAGAAGCTTACAACCTAAATGTAGCGGGATACATCCTCAAGCCTGTAACATTTGCCAATTTTGTCGAAGCCGTCGCCACCTTAAATAAGTATTGGACACTGAGTGAAATACCTTGA